In Syngnathus acus chromosome 5, fSynAcu1.2, whole genome shotgun sequence, a genomic segment contains:
- the lrrn2 gene encoding LOW QUALITY PROTEIN: leucine-rich repeat neuronal protein 2 (The sequence of the model RefSeq protein was modified relative to this genomic sequence to represent the inferred CDS: inserted 1 base in 1 codon) — MRPMLMLLQSQCLLFVSVCVLGALGSLPQALPWHVPCPGRCVCHIKPWFSPDSVYHEAPTVDCNDLLLTGLPWPLPFDTHTLHLQGNNLSEMEVAVLHGLPNLTDLDLSQNHFSCVRAITQNLSLPSLLSLHLEENHLSHLPEASFSSLLALQELFLSHNNLCSIAPGAFTGLNSLLRLHINNNRLATIDPRWFEALQNLEVLMLGGNPVETLPEQGFLALKSLRSLVLGGMGLRGLADNALDGLEDLESLSFYDNQLIKVPTRALQRVKGLKFLDLNKNRIKLINTGDFRDMVHLKELGLNNMEELLSIERAALENLPELTKLEITNNPRLSFIHPQAFAQLSRLESLMLNSNYLSTLHRHTMSSLPRLQEVSLHSNPLRCDCLFHWAAQDASHPHRDAPASNQQPSRVVRFIQPQSTLCSDPPDLKARRVREVSSREMSASCLPTIASASLPSSVGVXRRREASLHCRALAEPQPLLYWVTPTGLRLGPALSNTSEGPTASSLTATQGIASVSRISPNQDQGDFPTKRYWLLPEGTLEIRKVTPKEAGLYTCIAENTLGADTRSVTVSVQRRHKTRRRVVDPNPKGPSLLKAGTSLKVMETGEHYAIMSWQNRRNFPSTRLSWQAMSSDAPAYTIRILAGTCSFNLTHLQAETFYRVCLHLGTGEGSKHTGERSKTSRKPQCISLRTKQVAEPRASLQLSPQLTSTAATLLMILALVLMLLAGQGWDSGKHPSALFQEIKSHKALIIMQKTEGSNKKQPMQSDKLLFHHDC; from the exons ATGAGGCCAATGTTGATGCTTCTACAATCACAGTGTCTCCTGTTtgtcagtgtgtgcgtgctcgGAGCGCTGGGCTCGTTGCCTCAAGCGCTGCCATGGCACGTACCCTGCCCAGGgcggtgtgtgtgtcacatcaaGCCGTGGTTCTCGCCAGACTCGGTTTACCACGAAGCTCCCACCGTGGACTGTAATGACCTTCTGCTGACTGGGCTCCCGTGGCCTCTGCcctttgacacacacaccttgCACCTGCAGGGGAACAATCTGTCTGAAATGGAGGTGGCTGTGCTTCACGGGCTCCCCAACCTCACTGATCTTGACCTTTCACAGAATCACTTCAGCTGTGTCAGGGCTATTACGCAAAACCTGTCTCTGCCCTCTCTGCTGTCTCTACACCTGGAGGAAAACCATCTCAGTCACCTCCCAGAGGCCTCTTTCTCCTCACTGCTGGCTTTACAGGAGCTCTTTCTCAGCCATAACAACTTATGTTCTATCGCACCCGGAGCCTTCACTGGCCTGAACTCTCTCTTGCGTCTGCACATTAACAACAATAGACTCGCCACCATTGATCCAAGGTGGTTTGAGGCTTTGCAGAACCTAGAAGTTCTCATGCTTGGAGGAAACCCAGTAGAGACCTTGCCTGAGCAGGGTTTCCTAGCCTTGAAATCCCTCCGCAGTCTTGTTCTTGGTGGTATGGGCTTGAGAGGTTTAGCTGACAATGCTCTAGATGGGTTGGAGGATCTGGAGAGTCTCTCCTTCTACGATAATCAACTGATCAAGGTGCCCACTCGGGCTCTGCAGAGAGTGAAAGGACTCAAGTTTCTTGATCTTAACAAGAACCGAATCAAACTGATCAACACGGGAGACTTCCGAGATATGGTCCACCTAAAGGAGCTAGGCCTCAACAACATGGAGGAGCTGCTGTCCATTGAGAGAGCGGCGTTAGAGAACCTCCCAGAGCTGACTAAACTGGAGATCACCAACAACCCCCGACTGTCCTTCATTCACCCGCAGGCGTTTGCGCAGCTGAGCAGGCTTGAGAGTCTCATGCTCAACTCAAACTATCTCAGTACTCTGCATCGTCACACCATGAGCTCCCTGCCCAGACTCCAGGAGGTCAGCCTGCACTCCAACCCACTCCGTTGTGACTGTCTGTTTCACTGGGCCGCACAGGACGCCTCCCACCCTCACCGAGACGCACCGGCCAGCAACCAGCAACCATCTCGGGTGGTGCGCTTCATCCAACCGCAATCGACGCTGTGCTCAGACCCACCAGACCTGAAGGCTCGTAGGGTGAGGGAGGTGTCCTCCAGGGAGATGTCAGCCTCCTGCCTCCCAACAATCGCCAGCGCCTCGCTGCCCTCCAGCGTGGGTG AGAGAAGGAGGGAAGCTTCTTTGCACTGTAGGGCTCTCGCAGAGCCGCAGCCTCTACTTTACTGGGTGACTCCCACAGGGTTGAGACTTGGACCAGCTTTGAGCAACACATCTGAGGGACCAACAGCTTCTTCCCTCACAGCCACCCAAGGAATCGCATCTGTTTCCAGGATCTCCCCCAACCAGGACCAAGGTGATTTCCCCACCAAACGCTATTGGCTCCTGCCTGAGGGAACTCTGGAAATCAGAAAGGTCACCCCGAAAGAAGCCGGCTTGTACACCTGCATAGCTGAGAATACTCTGGGAGCTGATACACGTAGTGTTACCGTGTCCGTGCAAAGACGACACAAGACAAGGAGAAGGGTGGTGGATCCTAACCCCAAGGGCCCTTCATTACTCAAAGCGGGGACGAGTTTAAAGGTAATGGAGACTGGAGAACACTATGCTATAATGTCCTGGCAGAACAGGCGCAATTTCCCATCAACTCGTTTGTCCTGGCAAGCTATGAGCTCCGACGCACCCGCATACACCATACGCATCCTTGCCGGCACATGCAGCTTCAACTTGACCCACCTGCAGGCAGAGACGTTTTACAGAGTGTGTTTACATTTAGGCACCGGTGAGGGCAGCAAGCATACCGGCGAGAGAAGCAAAACAAGCAGGAAACCTCAATGCATCTCACTCAGAACAAAGCAAGTGGCAGAGCCTCGGGCCAGCCTGCAGCTCAGCCCGCAGTTGACGTCCACTGCCGCGACACTTCTGATGATCCTTGCGCTCGTACTCATGCTGCTGGCGGGCCAAGGATGGGACAGTGGAAAGCACCCGAGTGCTCTTTTCCAGGAAATCAAAAGTCATAAGGCTCTGATCATCATGCAGAAGACAGAGGGGAGCAACAAGAAACAGCCAATGCAGAGTGACAAACTTCTGTTCCATCACGACTGCTGA